A region from the Halobellus litoreus genome encodes:
- a CDS encoding XylR N-terminal domain-containing protein — protein sequence MKSDDFDLKADLQYGAEPGVNSFRNNRMVIFNAKSMGLLRQQLIETLGVEEARKTLFRFGFQSGYSDFLSIDKNYDFDTPEELLKAGPKIHTDKGLVKVETHEMEYDKEESIFHFDGSWHNSYEAEQHIIYNGEADVPVCWSLTGYASAWCSGFSEIPVLAMESKCEGMGDEHCEWSVKPIDEWGEEAEPYINAIMDFFKGDKLMEYYSYMEEQQGLEGKIELAKETNLPETRASTAVDSKENIRMFREAIEEILGKQPPKL from the coding sequence ATGAAATCAGACGATTTTGATCTCAAAGCAGACCTTCAATACGGGGCCGAACCTGGCGTCAACTCGTTTCGGAATAACCGTATGGTCATTTTCAATGCGAAATCAATGGGACTGCTCCGTCAACAACTGATCGAAACTCTCGGCGTCGAAGAGGCGCGAAAAACACTCTTTCGGTTCGGATTCCAATCAGGGTATTCCGACTTCCTGTCGATCGACAAGAATTACGACTTCGATACCCCTGAAGAACTACTGAAGGCTGGACCGAAAATTCACACTGATAAAGGCCTCGTCAAAGTGGAAACACACGAGATGGAGTACGACAAAGAGGAAAGCATCTTCCACTTTGACGGGAGCTGGCACAATTCGTATGAGGCAGAACAGCACATCATTTACAACGGGGAAGCAGACGTTCCCGTGTGCTGGAGTTTGACCGGATACGCTTCAGCGTGGTGCAGCGGTTTCTCCGAAATCCCGGTGCTGGCGATGGAGTCAAAGTGTGAGGGAATGGGCGACGAACACTGTGAGTGGTCAGTCAAACCCATTGACGAATGGGGCGAAGAAGCAGAACCCTATATTAATGCGATTATGGATTTCTTCAAGGGTGACAAACTGATGGAGTACTATAGCTATATGGAGGAACAGCAGGGCCTCGAGGGAAAGATCGAACTCGCAAAGGAGACGAATCTCCCCGAAACGAGAGCCTCAACAGCGGTCGATTCGAAGGAGAACATCCGAATGTTTCGCGAGGCCATCGAAGAGATCCTAGGCAAACAGCCGCCCAAGCTATAA
- a CDS encoding YHS domain-containing protein, which yields MLPNVRREDWYQTATNTNWDISYVDEEEMYPPGLTGQDAYNVPEDGWESWEETYKQTAREYYETQHEKDGSVYAVSSAMDQSGLPHSLGMGWEDVLKFHFATVPLLERAAVTSESQYARFAPDSAWRHMAQFGAMDELRHTELQLRIPHSFVKEDSQYDWAKKMYHTEDWASVAARHLFDDFKASNAIDSALQITFAFETGFTNMQFLALASDAADVGDIEFSEAISSIQTDEARHAQQGNAIIEILDEYDDLDRAQYLVDKSFWRCYKLFSALTGPSMDYYTPVEDREMSWGEFMEEWIVDQFLENIESTGLEKPWYWDQFIELVRQGGTSHYMAGGHYHWRPTLPIAPPGVTAEDREWLEEKYPGWEERWGEKWDRHAKAMREDDLEKTVADDLIVLCDLCQLPAIHADPDQDHNRLHCHEHDGETYYFCSEPCQWIFENEPERYAEHKSILRRFLAGDIQPQTLEGALEHMGMGADNDYERGIDFRAPEWGDDWADWSPSSSDPAGAASDD from the coding sequence ATGTTACCAAACGTTAGACGTGAGGATTGGTATCAAACAGCGACGAACACGAACTGGGATATCTCCTACGTCGACGAAGAGGAAATGTACCCACCGGGATTGACCGGGCAAGATGCGTACAACGTGCCCGAAGATGGATGGGAAAGCTGGGAGGAGACGTACAAACAGACAGCCCGAGAATACTACGAGACGCAGCACGAAAAGGACGGGAGCGTTTACGCAGTGAGTTCTGCGATGGACCAGTCTGGACTTCCGCATTCTCTTGGAATGGGGTGGGAGGACGTACTCAAGTTCCACTTCGCCACAGTTCCGCTTCTCGAACGTGCAGCCGTTACGAGTGAATCTCAATATGCCCGCTTCGCACCTGACAGCGCGTGGCGACATATGGCACAGTTTGGGGCGATGGACGAGCTCCGACACACGGAACTTCAGCTCCGCATTCCACACAGTTTCGTCAAGGAAGATTCCCAGTACGACTGGGCCAAGAAGATGTATCACACCGAGGACTGGGCGTCTGTCGCTGCGCGGCACCTGTTCGACGATTTCAAGGCCTCGAACGCCATCGACTCGGCGCTCCAAATCACGTTCGCATTCGAGACCGGTTTCACGAATATGCAATTCCTGGCGCTGGCGTCCGATGCCGCTGACGTCGGCGATATTGAGTTCTCTGAGGCAATCTCGTCCATTCAGACCGACGAGGCTCGTCACGCCCAACAAGGTAATGCAATCATCGAGATTCTTGACGAGTACGACGATCTGGACCGGGCACAGTACCTCGTTGACAAGTCGTTCTGGCGGTGCTACAAGCTGTTCTCCGCGCTGACTGGACCGAGTATGGACTACTATACTCCAGTCGAGGATCGTGAGATGTCTTGGGGCGAGTTTATGGAAGAGTGGATCGTCGATCAGTTCTTAGAAAACATCGAAAGCACGGGACTCGAAAAGCCGTGGTACTGGGACCAATTTATCGAACTCGTGCGTCAGGGTGGTACCAGCCATTATATGGCCGGCGGTCACTACCACTGGCGCCCGACGCTGCCTATCGCACCGCCCGGTGTGACAGCAGAGGACCGAGAGTGGCTCGAAGAAAAGTACCCTGGCTGGGAGGAGCGTTGGGGGGAAAAGTGGGACCGCCACGCCAAGGCGATGCGAGAAGATGATCTCGAAAAAACAGTTGCGGACGACCTTATCGTCCTCTGTGACCTCTGTCAGCTCCCTGCAATTCACGCGGATCCCGACCAGGACCACAACCGACTCCACTGTCACGAACACGATGGTGAAACGTACTACTTCTGCTCGGAGCCTTGTCAGTGGATCTTCGAGAACGAGCCCGAGCGATACGCGGAGCACAAATCGATATTGCGGCGCTTCCTGGCCGGAGACATCCAGCCGCAGACCCTAGAAGGTGCCCTCGAGCATATGGGTATGGGAGCGGACAACGATTACGAGCGTGGGATCGACTTCCGCGCCCCCGAGTGGGGTGACGACTGGGCCGACTGGAGTCCGTCTTCGTCTGATCCCGCCGGTGCGGCCAGCGACGACTGA
- a CDS encoding MmoB/DmpM family protein, translated as MSKVGPVLRNNRETDGIVEAIKRDTDGDVEVTDRRAYLRVEAEDKCVVTQETLDELLGKGAISVPGGIEEQISSFKGYINPQSDRVEFVSDIKETHSNQ; from the coding sequence ATGTCGAAAGTCGGACCCGTGTTACGAAACAACCGCGAAACCGACGGAATCGTCGAAGCCATAAAACGCGACACCGACGGCGATGTCGAAGTCACCGACCGTCGAGCCTACCTTCGGGTCGAGGCCGAAGACAAGTGCGTCGTAACGCAAGAGACCTTGGACGAACTACTTGGAAAAGGGGCTATCTCGGTTCCCGGTGGGATCGAGGAACAGATCTCCTCGTTCAAGGGCTACATCAATCCCCAGTCAGACCGGGTGGAGTTCGTCAGCGACATCAAAGAAACGCACTCGAACCAGTGA
- a CDS encoding Rieske 2Fe-2S domain-containing protein, producing the protein MPEDSTEPLNGEKHYLCDDHDIWADELTFFEVEGRKVLIWRDLDEELHAYDAICPHQDRDLEETGKRGCMCGPHDDETTITCAAHTWEFDLETGEGVNPSGNGLNEYEAGVDGGEIYVVMSEGS; encoded by the coding sequence ATGCCAGAAGATTCCACAGAACCTCTTAATGGTGAGAAGCACTACCTCTGTGACGACCATGACATTTGGGCAGACGAATTGACCTTCTTCGAGGTGGAAGGAAGGAAAGTTCTGATTTGGCGGGACCTCGACGAGGAGCTCCACGCCTACGATGCTATCTGCCCACACCAAGACAGAGACCTCGAAGAGACTGGAAAGCGTGGCTGTATGTGTGGCCCTCACGATGACGAAACCACCATCACTTGCGCGGCACACACCTGGGAGTTCGACCTAGAAACCGGTGAGGGAGTGAACCCCTCCGGAAACGGACTCAACGAATACGAAGCCGGCGTCGACGGCGGAGAAATATACGTGGTAATGTCGGAGGGAAGCTAA
- a CDS encoding toluene-4-monooxygenase system B family protein codes for MAEFPLLVRFRTDDYPTLVPVDSEDTVSEAAEKISHVVDSRVHIDHDRPLSMIYAGEVLANDALISDVVEPVEYVELQYEGEEIPEGFGKSHPAWTGESMLEAHPEHAKPQE; via the coding sequence ATGGCAGAGTTTCCGTTACTGGTACGGTTCCGTACCGACGACTATCCGACCCTCGTCCCGGTCGATTCCGAGGACACGGTTTCGGAGGCCGCAGAAAAGATCTCCCACGTCGTGGACAGCAGGGTTCACATCGACCACGATCGGCCGCTGTCGATGATCTACGCCGGGGAAGTACTTGCCAACGACGCCCTTATTTCGGACGTCGTCGAGCCTGTCGAATACGTGGAGTTACAGTACGAAGGTGAGGAGATCCCGGAGGGATTCGGGAAGTCACACCCCGCTTGGACCGGCGAGAGTATGCTCGAAGCGCACCCGGAACACGCGAAACCCCAAGAGTGA
- a CDS encoding VOC family protein: MGIATLAHAELYCPDLEASLEHFRDTMGMYVRHEEEDAYYLAAFGDWQDYTLILREGDTWGCKHVAWMLEDEADFDEFEQRIEDSGYDTEWVDPDAEPGQGRALKFDYPGATPEYMELVYDIDRAFDTVSEENKPRLKNQPTRKPERGAGFRRIDHVNFNVSNVPECVDFFENVLGFALREEGLDPDGNQVGAWMSVSPLVHEIAFITPPPDANVVDKIDHVAYYMDGGYRGELERAADLLRERDIEFVGGPARHGISQAHFNYYLEPSGNKVEIFAGGFLIFDPEWETVTWTPEDGSDGFVWWGGKAGQHARRQYDYVPTDEKDWSEEGAYHLRDRYKSQEPDGEPEAEADD; the protein is encoded by the coding sequence ATGGGTATTGCAACCCTTGCACACGCCGAGTTGTACTGTCCAGATCTGGAAGCATCGTTAGAGCATTTTCGCGACACAATGGGGATGTACGTCCGTCACGAGGAGGAAGACGCGTACTACTTAGCCGCCTTCGGTGACTGGCAAGATTACACCCTCATCCTCCGTGAAGGTGACACCTGGGGGTGTAAACACGTCGCTTGGATGCTCGAAGACGAAGCAGACTTTGACGAGTTCGAACAACGCATCGAGGACTCGGGCTACGATACTGAATGGGTAGATCCTGATGCCGAACCCGGCCAGGGACGGGCGCTTAAGTTCGACTACCCGGGCGCGACTCCCGAGTATATGGAACTCGTCTACGACATTGACCGGGCGTTCGATACGGTAAGCGAAGAGAACAAACCCCGGTTGAAAAACCAACCAACGCGGAAACCAGAACGTGGAGCTGGCTTCCGTCGTATCGATCACGTGAACTTCAACGTGAGCAACGTTCCGGAATGCGTCGACTTCTTCGAGAACGTTCTCGGATTCGCCCTTCGAGAAGAAGGGCTCGACCCCGACGGTAACCAGGTCGGTGCGTGGATGAGCGTCAGCCCCCTCGTCCACGAAATCGCATTCATCACCCCGCCACCGGACGCGAACGTCGTCGACAAGATCGACCACGTGGCTTACTATATGGACGGCGGCTACCGCGGTGAACTTGAACGGGCGGCAGATCTGCTCCGAGAGCGTGACATCGAGTTCGTCGGCGGACCCGCACGCCACGGAATCAGCCAGGCACATTTCAATTACTACCTCGAACCGTCGGGTAACAAGGTGGAGATCTTCGCTGGCGGGTTCCTCATCTTCGATCCTGAGTGGGAGACGGTCACGTGGACACCGGAGGACGGATCCGACGGCTTCGTCTGGTGGGGTGGCAAAGCGGGTCAGCACGCTCGTCGCCAGTATGACTACGTCCCCACCGACGAGAAAGATTGGTCCGAAGAGGGTGCATACCACCTCCGCGATCGCTACAAATCTCAGGAGCCTGACGGAGAACCCGAAGCGGAAGCCGACGACTGA
- a CDS encoding IclR family transcriptional regulator, whose amino-acid sequence MNGDDKPRTIRAVERASRIIQALEDEGQLTLTEISNRLDVSKSTVHTYLHTLSQEGFIAKHNDSYRLSLRYLSLSEQVKNRIDIYEAAQYEIDVLAEKTNERAQFAKLEENSVIYIYRSKSENAIPTTLSIGQYVYPHSTAAGKSMLAYLPDHRVDEIIEANGLPKQTENTITDVDEFKADLRRVRELGYAIGDGERLRGIRCIATPIQTDSGRVLGSIGVSGPSRRMSDERIESELRDLLLQSANVIEVNAKFS is encoded by the coding sequence ATGAATGGTGATGATAAACCACGCACAATTCGGGCGGTTGAGCGTGCTTCCCGAATCATTCAGGCCCTTGAGGATGAGGGGCAACTAACGCTCACGGAGATTTCAAACCGCTTGGACGTCTCAAAGAGCACCGTTCATACGTACCTCCATACGCTCTCTCAAGAGGGGTTTATTGCAAAGCACAACGACAGTTACCGACTGAGTCTTCGATATCTTAGCCTCTCAGAACAGGTGAAAAACCGGATTGACATCTACGAAGCCGCTCAGTATGAAATTGATGTTCTGGCGGAGAAGACGAACGAGCGGGCGCAATTCGCCAAGTTAGAAGAAAATAGCGTAATCTACATTTACCGGTCGAAGAGCGAAAACGCCATTCCGACAACACTCTCGATCGGACAATACGTCTACCCCCACAGCACCGCGGCCGGGAAATCGATGCTCGCTTATCTTCCGGATCATCGTGTGGACGAAATCATCGAGGCGAACGGCCTTCCGAAACAAACCGAGAACACGATCACCGACGTTGACGAGTTTAAAGCTGATCTTCGCCGGGTGCGTGAGTTGGGATACGCGATCGGAGACGGAGAGCGCCTCCGGGGAATTCGATGCATCGCGACGCCGATCCAGACGGATTCAGGCCGTGTACTGGGATCGATTGGTGTTTCTGGTCCCTCCCGTCGAATGAGTGACGAACGCATCGAGAGCGAACTTCGTGACCTCCTGCTTCAATCAGCGAACGTGATCGAGGTAAACGCGAAATTCTCGTAG
- a CDS encoding alpha/beta fold hydrolase gives MSEHASGNAPLPDVPSAERSFREVDGVDLHVVAAGDPADPLAVLLHGFPEFWYEWRAYVEPLVDAGYRVLVPDQRGYNRSDKPTRLDAYRMGRLSADVVELVESEGRDAAHVVGHDWGAAVAWDAALRYPDAVDRLGIINVPHPAVFERVLKTRPRQLLKSWYLFYFQLPGLPEWNVRRTEYDLLAATMRRGARPGTFSATDFERYRAAWAEEGALTAMINWYRAVFRRRDDPPRERVAAPTLVLWGENDQALVPELAPKSVAYCDDGRLERFPDATHWLPHEEPDRVAELLIEHLGG, from the coding sequence ATGAGCGAACACGCCTCGGGGAACGCGCCGCTTCCGGACGTGCCCTCGGCGGAACGGTCCTTCCGGGAGGTCGACGGCGTCGACCTCCACGTCGTCGCTGCCGGGGACCCCGCGGATCCACTCGCCGTTCTCCTGCACGGGTTCCCGGAGTTCTGGTACGAGTGGCGCGCGTACGTCGAACCGCTCGTCGACGCCGGCTACCGCGTGCTCGTCCCCGACCAGCGCGGCTACAACCGCAGCGACAAGCCCACGCGTCTCGACGCCTACCGGATGGGTCGCCTCTCGGCGGACGTCGTCGAACTCGTCGAGAGCGAGGGGCGCGACGCGGCCCACGTCGTCGGCCACGACTGGGGGGCGGCGGTCGCGTGGGATGCTGCACTCCGGTACCCGGACGCGGTCGACCGACTGGGCATAATCAACGTCCCGCACCCGGCGGTCTTCGAGCGAGTGCTCAAAACGAGGCCGAGACAGCTCCTGAAGAGCTGGTATCTGTTCTACTTTCAACTCCCGGGGCTCCCCGAGTGGAACGTGCGCCGTACCGAGTACGACCTTCTGGCGGCCACGATGCGACGGGGTGCCCGCCCGGGGACGTTCTCGGCGACGGACTTCGAGCGGTATCGGGCCGCCTGGGCGGAGGAGGGAGCGCTCACGGCGATGATCAACTGGTACCGGGCGGTCTTCCGCCGGCGCGACGACCCGCCGCGGGAGCGCGTCGCGGCCCCGACGCTCGTCCTCTGGGGCGAGAACGATCAGGCGCTCGTCCCAGAGCTAGCCCCGAAGAGCGTCGCTTACTGCGACGACGGCCGACTCGAACGGTTCCCCGACGCCACGCACTGGCTCCCGCACGAGGAGCCCGACCGGGTCGCGGAGCTACTGATCGAACACCTCGGCGGGTGA
- a CDS encoding DUF5811 family protein produces MNGNNPYAGAPGVVDAGRPEDVDLSVAQVRELRTAVAGIVSRTQAYLPEGYAVGSELSYGADGPQATVAVRPPAGRPVSAGFTPDEEDLESGLTDEDRDEVARGLAASAALQVMNTVGDGLTPTAR; encoded by the coding sequence ATGAACGGAAACAACCCGTACGCGGGCGCTCCCGGCGTCGTCGACGCGGGCCGTCCCGAGGACGTCGACCTCTCGGTGGCACAGGTACGCGAACTCCGTACTGCTGTGGCCGGAATCGTCTCTCGGACGCAGGCGTACCTCCCGGAGGGCTACGCCGTCGGCTCGGAACTCTCCTACGGCGCCGACGGCCCGCAGGCGACCGTCGCGGTCCGCCCGCCGGCCGGCCGCCCGGTCAGCGCGGGGTTCACGCCGGACGAGGAGGACCTCGAATCGGGACTCACCGACGAGGACCGCGACGAGGTGGCCCGCGGCCTCGCCGCGAGCGCGGCGCTCCAGGTGATGAACACCGTCGGCGACGGCCTCACGCCGACGGCGCGGTAA
- a CDS encoding pyruvoyl-dependent arginine decarboxylase: MSTIRIVRGVGDAPTKMASYDAALADANVHNYNLISVSSVIPADATVEDVGTAPDLGPAGNRLTVVEARATTGGVGTVSAGLGWTVGPGPGLFYEASGEDPGAVRRSVEVGLAAGRDLREWTFDDEHVAVTTAEGDGEGYTTAVALAVYGESEAIL, encoded by the coding sequence ATGAGCACCATTCGGATCGTCCGCGGCGTCGGCGACGCGCCGACGAAGATGGCCTCCTACGACGCGGCGCTCGCCGACGCGAACGTCCACAACTACAACCTGATTTCGGTCTCGTCGGTGATCCCCGCCGACGCGACTGTCGAGGACGTCGGCACCGCGCCGGACCTCGGCCCGGCGGGGAACCGACTCACGGTCGTCGAGGCGCGGGCGACGACCGGCGGCGTCGGCACCGTCTCGGCCGGTCTCGGCTGGACCGTCGGTCCGGGACCGGGACTGTTCTACGAGGCCTCGGGCGAGGATCCCGGCGCTGTCAGACGGAGCGTCGAGGTCGGCCTCGCCGCCGGGCGCGACCTCCGGGAGTGGACCTTCGACGACGAGCACGTCGCCGTCACGACGGCCGAAGGCGACGGCGAGGGGTACACGACCGCCGTCGCGCTCGCCGTCTACGGCGAGAGCGAAGCGATTCTCTGA
- the pan2 gene encoding proteasome-activating nucleotidase Pan2 has product MSRSPSLPDRPRLDLDPEMSEAERLAAIRQHYERLLNVNDELDERLSSATDRQEELREEVEQLKRRNETLKTSSLYLATVEELTDDGVVIKQHGNNQEVLTEASPHLDSELEAGDRVAINDSFAIQQLLDDETDSRAQAMEIDDSPAIAYEDIGGIDEQVREVREAVEDPLTNPEMFEQVGIQPPSGVLLYGPPGTGKTMLAKAVANETDATFIKMAGSELVRKFIGEGSRLVRDLFDLAGEREPAVIFIDEIDAVAAKRTDSKTSGDAEVQRTMMQLLSEMDGFDDRGDVRIMAATNRFDMLDEAILRPGRFDRLIEVPKPAPEGRERILEIHTREMNVADDVDFADLAEQLEDYSGAEIAALATEAGMFAIRDGRTEVRRQDFDDAYEKVEDADEQTTIPGPTTYQY; this is encoded by the coding sequence ATGTCCCGTAGTCCGTCTCTTCCAGATCGGCCGCGTCTGGACCTCGACCCGGAAATGTCGGAGGCCGAACGACTCGCGGCGATCCGCCAGCACTACGAGCGCCTCCTCAACGTCAACGACGAACTCGACGAGCGACTTTCGTCGGCGACCGACCGCCAAGAGGAACTGCGCGAGGAGGTCGAACAGCTGAAGCGTCGTAACGAGACGCTGAAGACCTCCTCGCTCTATCTCGCGACGGTCGAGGAACTCACCGACGACGGCGTCGTGATCAAACAGCACGGCAACAACCAGGAGGTCTTGACCGAGGCGTCACCGCACCTCGACAGCGAACTCGAGGCGGGCGACCGGGTCGCGATCAACGACTCCTTCGCCATCCAACAACTGCTCGACGACGAGACCGACTCCCGCGCGCAGGCGATGGAGATCGACGACTCGCCGGCGATCGCCTACGAGGACATCGGCGGCATAGACGAGCAGGTCCGCGAGGTCCGCGAGGCCGTCGAGGACCCCCTCACGAACCCCGAGATGTTCGAGCAGGTCGGGATCCAGCCCCCGTCGGGCGTGCTGCTCTACGGGCCGCCGGGGACGGGCAAGACGATGCTCGCGAAGGCCGTCGCCAACGAGACCGACGCCACCTTCATCAAGATGGCCGGCTCCGAACTGGTGCGAAAGTTCATCGGCGAGGGATCGCGGCTCGTCCGCGACCTCTTCGACCTCGCCGGCGAGCGCGAACCCGCAGTGATCTTCATCGACGAGATCGACGCCGTCGCCGCCAAGCGGACGGACTCGAAGACCTCCGGCGACGCCGAGGTCCAGCGGACGATGATGCAACTCCTCTCGGAGATGGACGGCTTCGACGACCGCGGCGACGTCCGAATAATGGCCGCGACGAACCGCTTCGATATGCTCGACGAGGCGATCCTCCGCCCCGGCCGCTTCGACCGCCTCATCGAGGTTCCCAAGCCCGCTCCCGAGGGTCGCGAACGGATCCTCGAGATCCACACGCGCGAGATGAACGTCGCCGACGACGTCGACTTCGCGGACCTCGCCGAGCAACTGGAGGACTACTCCGGCGCGGAGATCGCCGCGCTGGCGACTGAGGCCGGGATGTTCGCGATCCGCGACGGGCGAACGGAGGTCCGCAGACAGGACTTCGACGACGCCTACGAGAAGGTCGAGGACGCCGACGAGCAGACGACGATCCCCGGGCCGACGACCTATCAGTACTGA
- a CDS encoding deoxyuridine 5'-triphosphate nucleotidohydrolase, with protein sequence MFRSGHFVASQIESVSDAQIQPNGVDLTLGDVLEQVEAGRVGVDGKTVGDREPVESDADGFDLDPGGYILQYAETISIPEDHVGFLYPRSTLMRNSCMLNTAVWDAGYEGKGEGLLQVHHPIRLERGARIAQLVLAEAGHEDVYAGTYQGERTDEEP encoded by the coding sequence ATGTTCCGCTCAGGCCACTTCGTCGCCTCGCAGATCGAGTCAGTCTCCGACGCGCAGATACAGCCGAACGGCGTCGACCTCACTCTCGGCGATGTCCTCGAACAGGTCGAAGCCGGCCGCGTTGGAGTCGACGGCAAGACCGTCGGCGACCGCGAACCCGTCGAGAGCGACGCCGACGGATTCGACCTCGATCCGGGCGGTTACATCCTCCAGTACGCGGAGACGATTTCGATCCCCGAGGACCACGTCGGATTCCTCTACCCCCGCTCGACCCTGATGCGGAACTCGTGTATGCTCAACACGGCCGTCTGGGACGCCGGCTACGAGGGGAAAGGCGAAGGGCTCCTGCAGGTCCATCACCCGATCCGACTCGAACGCGGCGCGCGGATCGCGCAGCTCGTCTTGGCGGAGGCCGGCCACGAAGACGTCTACGCGGGGACGTATCAGGGCGAACGAACCGACGAGGAACCGTAA